A single Deltaproteobacteria bacterium RBG_16_64_85 DNA region contains:
- a CDS encoding ATPase, producing the protein LSEGDRISADARLVKEAELRVDQSTLTGESHPARKTCDAAGKEDLARAEISNLVFAGTSVVAGNGVAVVFATGMQTEFGKIARLTQGIAEEQSPLQKEMVRMTRVVTFLATGTGFLFFGLAIALAGMTLADSFLFAMGMIVAFVPEGLLPTVSLSLAMGVQRMARRNALVKRLSAVETLGCTTVICTDKTGTLTQNEMTVRELRIAGRRLSVTGVGYAPEGEILADGRPVPDSDAVTADLRLLLLAAGLCNNARLLPPDRSIPRWSVLGDPTEAALRVAALKGGMDLAAEAASAPRLRELPFDSRRKRMATIHAHRGVRIAYVKGAPKEVLGLCSRLRVKGKEQPLTDGERARIAAENDDLARGGLRVLAVARRLLPDSLEGTEADTIERDLTFLGLMAMMDPPRHEVAEAVAKCYRAGIRIIMITGDYGLTAESVARRIGILRTPHPRLLNGSELDTMSDEDLKDALREEILLARVTPEHKLRVVSALREMGEVVAVTGDGVNDAPALKQADIGVAMGLSGTDVAKEAADMVLADDNFASIVNAVEEGRAVFANIKKFITYIFTSNTPEAVPFICFVLSGGRIPLALNVMQVLSIDLGTDIMPALALGAEPPEPGLMDRPPRRRSEHVITWPLLLRAYTFLGPLQSLAAMTAFYFLFWKSGYWGRLLDLPSDGALYRSATAMALGAVVSTQVGNLFAQRTERTSVFRTGFFSNRLVWAGIATELVLLLMIVYIPFLQEVFGTSGLPLEGWLFLLGWCPALLLADEARKALLRWREKGRSTLRGSLPA; encoded by the coding sequence CTCTCCGAGGGCGACCGAATCTCGGCCGATGCACGGCTGGTGAAGGAGGCCGAGCTGCGCGTGGATCAATCCACCCTGACGGGAGAGTCGCACCCGGCAAGAAAAACGTGCGATGCCGCGGGGAAGGAAGATCTCGCGCGCGCCGAGATCTCCAACCTGGTCTTCGCGGGGACCAGCGTCGTGGCCGGTAACGGGGTCGCGGTCGTCTTCGCAACGGGGATGCAGACCGAGTTCGGGAAAATCGCCCGCCTCACCCAGGGCATCGCGGAGGAGCAAAGCCCGCTTCAGAAAGAGATGGTCCGCATGACCCGTGTGGTGACCTTCCTGGCGACCGGGACGGGGTTCCTCTTCTTCGGCCTGGCGATTGCGCTCGCAGGCATGACCCTGGCCGATAGCTTCCTCTTCGCGATGGGGATGATCGTCGCATTCGTTCCGGAGGGTCTGCTCCCGACCGTCAGCCTCTCGCTGGCGATGGGAGTGCAGCGCATGGCCAGGAGGAATGCCCTGGTCAAGCGGCTGTCGGCGGTGGAAACCCTGGGCTGCACGACGGTTATCTGCACGGACAAGACCGGGACATTGACCCAGAACGAGATGACGGTCCGGGAGCTCCGGATCGCCGGCCGGCGGCTGTCGGTGACGGGAGTCGGCTACGCACCCGAGGGAGAAATCCTTGCCGACGGAAGGCCGGTTCCGGATTCCGACGCGGTAACCGCCGACCTGCGCCTGTTGCTGCTTGCCGCCGGGTTGTGCAACAACGCCCGCCTCCTCCCCCCCGACCGCTCCATTCCCCGCTGGTCGGTGCTGGGAGACCCCACGGAGGCGGCTCTCCGGGTGGCGGCCCTCAAGGGGGGAATGGACCTTGCGGCGGAGGCAGCATCCGCCCCGCGACTGCGGGAGCTGCCCTTCGATTCCCGACGCAAGCGGATGGCCACGATCCACGCACATCGGGGAGTGCGGATCGCCTATGTCAAAGGGGCTCCCAAGGAAGTGCTCGGGCTGTGCTCCCGCCTCCGGGTGAAAGGAAAGGAGCAACCGCTGACCGACGGGGAAAGGGCACGGATCGCGGCGGAAAACGACGACCTCGCCCGCGGCGGACTCCGCGTGCTGGCCGTCGCCCGGCGCCTGCTGCCGGACTCCCTGGAAGGAACCGAAGCCGATACGATCGAGCGCGACCTGACGTTCCTCGGGCTGATGGCGATGATGGACCCGCCGAGGCACGAGGTGGCCGAGGCGGTGGCAAAATGCTACCGGGCCGGCATCCGGATCATCATGATCACCGGCGACTACGGACTGACCGCGGAAAGCGTGGCCCGCCGCATCGGCATCCTCCGAACGCCCCATCCGCGCCTCTTGAACGGCTCCGAGCTGGACACGATGAGCGACGAGGATCTGAAGGACGCCCTGCGGGAGGAGATCCTCCTGGCGCGGGTGACGCCGGAGCACAAGCTGCGGGTGGTGAGCGCACTCCGGGAGATGGGGGAGGTCGTGGCGGTCACCGGGGACGGCGTCAACGACGCCCCCGCCCTCAAGCAGGCCGACATCGGGGTGGCGATGGGGCTGTCCGGCACCGACGTGGCGAAGGAGGCCGCCGACATGGTCCTGGCCGATGACAACTTCGCCTCCATCGTCAACGCCGTCGAGGAGGGCCGGGCGGTCTTCGCGAACATCAAGAAATTCATCACGTATATCTTCACCAGCAACACTCCCGAGGCCGTCCCGTTCATCTGCTTCGTCCTGAGCGGCGGGAGGATTCCGCTGGCGCTCAACGTGATGCAGGTCCTCTCCATCGACCTGGGCACCGACATCATGCCGGCCTTGGCCCTGGGGGCCGAGCCTCCCGAGCCGGGCCTGATGGACAGGCCCCCCCGACGCCGCTCGGAGCACGTCATCACCTGGCCGCTTCTGCTGCGCGCCTATACCTTCCTGGGCCCGCTCCAGAGCCTGGCCGCGATGACGGCCTTCTACTTCCTTTTCTGGAAAAGCGGCTACTGGGGCCGGTTGCTGGACCTCCCTTCCGATGGGGCGCTCTACCGGTCGGCGACCGCAATGGCGCTCGGCGCCGTTGTCAGCACCCAGGTCGGCAACCTCTTCGCACAACGCACGGAGCGCACCTCGGTCTTCCGCACCGGCTTCTTCAGCAACCGGCTCGTGTGGGCGGGGATCGCCACCGAGCTCGTCCTTCTCCTGATGATCGTCTACATCCCCTTCCTGCAGGAGGTGTTCGGCACGTCGGGTTTACCGCTGGAAGGATGGCTGTTTCTCCTTGGGTGGTGCCCCGCCCTCCTGCTGGCCGATGAGGCCCGGAAGGCGCTGCTGCGATGGCGGGAGAAGGGAAGGTCGACCTTACGGGGTTCGCTCCCCGCATGA
- a CDS encoding potassium transporter TrkA, with the protein MNVIVVGGGRVGGYLASLLLSAGHKVKIIEERPEENRILMRDLPQGVLRQGNGTDPDVLEAAGIRHANVVAAVTGADETNLVVTSLARFEFSVPRTIARVKDPRNAWMFTPEMGVDVALNQADLLAHLVAEEMSLGDMMTLLKLRKGLFSLVEEKVHPAAAAAGKALRDLKLPDKCVLAAVLRKSELIVPHGDLVLRPADEVVALVHASQVTRLAAILGGRKEPG; encoded by the coding sequence ATGAACGTCATCGTCGTAGGCGGAGGAAGGGTGGGCGGCTACCTGGCTTCGCTGCTGCTATCGGCGGGGCACAAGGTGAAGATCATCGAGGAGCGCCCGGAGGAAAACCGGATCCTGATGCGCGATCTGCCGCAGGGTGTGCTGAGGCAGGGGAACGGCACGGACCCCGACGTATTGGAGGCCGCGGGCATCCGGCACGCGAACGTGGTGGCGGCGGTCACCGGCGCGGACGAGACGAACCTGGTGGTGACGAGCCTGGCCCGCTTCGAGTTCAGCGTCCCGCGCACCATCGCCCGCGTGAAGGATCCCCGGAATGCCTGGATGTTCACACCCGAGATGGGGGTGGACGTGGCGCTCAACCAGGCGGACCTTTTGGCCCACCTGGTCGCCGAAGAGATGTCGCTCGGCGACATGATGACGCTGCTCAAACTGCGGAAAGGGCTGTTCTCCCTGGTGGAGGAGAAGGTCCATCCGGCGGCGGCAGCGGCAGGAAAGGCTCTGCGGGACCTGAAGCTGCCCGATAAATGCGTGCTGGCGGCGGTCCTCCGGAAGAGCGAACTCATCGTCCCCCACGGGGACCTGGTGCTCCGGCCCGCCGACGAGGTCGTGGCGCTGGTGCACGCATCGCAGGTCACCCGGCTGGCGGCGATTCTGGGCGGAAGGAAGGAACCGGGGTAG
- a CDS encoding catalase has translation MSQKKKLTTNAGAPVVDNQNTMTAGPRGPALLQDVWFLEKLAHFDREVIPERRMHAKGSGAYGTFTVTHDITKYTRAKIFSKIGKKTDLFVRFSTVAGERGAADAERDIRGFAIKFYTEEGNWDLVGNNTPVFFLRDPLKFPDLNHAVKRDPRTNLRSARNNWDFWTSLPEALHQITITMSERGIPHSYRHMHGFGSHTFSLINAKSERFWVKFHLHSQQGIKNLTDAEAEAIIGKDRESHQKDLYGSIEKKDFPRWKMSIQVMPEKDAAKCPYHPFDLTKVWFHKDYPLQEVGILELNRNPENYFAEVEQSAFNPANVVPGIGFSPDKMLQGRLFSYGDAQRYRLGVNHHLIPVNASRCPFHSYHRDGAMRVDGNHGSTLGYEPNSYGEWQQQPDFAEPPLRIEGAAEHWNHREDDDYYSQPGKLFRMMNAGQRKALFGNTARAMGDAPKEVKIRHIGNCLKADPAYGKGVADALGVPLSEVPKP, from the coding sequence ATGAGTCAGAAGAAGAAGCTCACCACCAACGCTGGCGCCCCCGTCGTCGACAACCAGAACACCATGACCGCCGGACCACGCGGCCCGGCGCTGCTGCAGGATGTCTGGTTTCTCGAGAAGCTCGCCCACTTCGACCGGGAGGTGATCCCCGAACGCCGCATGCATGCCAAGGGCTCGGGCGCCTACGGCACCTTCACGGTCACCCACGACATCACCAAGTACACCAGGGCCAAGATCTTCTCGAAGATCGGAAAGAAGACCGACCTCTTCGTGCGCTTCTCCACCGTGGCCGGCGAGCGCGGCGCGGCCGACGCCGAGCGCGACATCCGTGGATTCGCGATCAAGTTCTACACCGAGGAGGGGAACTGGGATCTGGTGGGTAACAACACGCCCGTATTCTTCCTGCGCGACCCGCTGAAGTTCCCGGATCTCAACCACGCGGTGAAGCGCGACCCCCGCACCAACCTGCGCAGCGCCCGCAACAACTGGGACTTCTGGACCTCGCTGCCGGAGGCGCTGCACCAGATCACCATCACCATGAGCGAGCGCGGGATTCCGCACTCCTACCGCCACATGCACGGCTTCGGCAGCCACACCTTCAGCCTCATCAACGCCAAGAGCGAGCGATTCTGGGTGAAGTTCCACCTGCACAGCCAGCAGGGGATCAAGAACCTGACCGACGCCGAGGCCGAGGCGATCATCGGGAAAGACCGGGAGAGCCACCAGAAGGACCTGTACGGGAGCATCGAGAAGAAAGACTTCCCCCGCTGGAAGATGTCCATCCAGGTGATGCCGGAGAAGGACGCGGCGAAGTGCCCCTACCACCCCTTCGACCTCACCAAGGTCTGGTTCCACAAGGATTATCCTCTGCAGGAGGTGGGCATCCTCGAACTGAATCGCAACCCGGAGAACTATTTCGCCGAGGTCGAACAGTCTGCCTTCAACCCGGCCAACGTCGTGCCCGGCATCGGTTTCTCGCCGGACAAGATGCTGCAGGGTCGCCTGTTCTCTTACGGTGACGCCCAGCGTTACCGGCTCGGCGTGAATCACCACCTGATCCCGGTCAATGCGTCGCGCTGTCCGTTCCACAGTTACCACCGCGACGGCGCCATGCGGGTGGACGGCAACCACGGCAGCACGCTCGGGTACGAGCCCAACAGCTACGGCGAGTGGCAGCAACAGCCGGACTTCGCCGAACCGCCGCTCCGCATCGAGGGCGCCGCCGAGCATTGGAATCATCGCGAGGACGATGATTACTACTCCCAGCCCGGCAAGCTGTTCCGGATGATGAACGCCGGGCAGAGGAAGGCGCTCTTCGGGAACACCGCCCGCGCCATGGGCGACGCTCCCAAGGAGGTCAAGATCCGCCACATCGGCAACTGCCTGAAGGCCGATCCGGCTTACGGCAAGGGGGTGGCAGACGCGCTGGGGGTGCCGCTTTCCGAAGTGCCGAAACCCTGA
- a CDS encoding D-tyrosyl-tRNA(Tyr) deacylase, with amino-acid sequence MRVLIQRVKRASVSTGGAVLGRIGQGLLAFVGIAHSDGESHVRWMCEKITRLRIFEDEAGKMNRAVGDIGGGILVVSQFTLYGDAAKGNRPGFAEAANPAIAKPLYEEMIRRLKATSGVPVETGSFGEEMEVELVNDGPVTLLLEK; translated from the coding sequence ATGCGCGTCCTGATCCAGAGAGTGAAGAGGGCTTCCGTTTCCACCGGGGGGGCGGTCCTCGGCAGGATCGGACAGGGACTGCTCGCCTTCGTCGGGATTGCCCATTCGGACGGCGAGTCCCATGTCCGGTGGATGTGCGAGAAGATCACCCGATTACGGATCTTCGAGGACGAAGCGGGAAAGATGAATCGGGCGGTCGGGGACATCGGGGGAGGGATCCTCGTGGTGTCCCAGTTCACCCTGTACGGGGACGCAGCGAAAGGGAACCGCCCCGGCTTCGCGGAGGCGGCCAACCCGGCGATCGCGAAACCTCTTTACGAGGAGATGATCCGGCGTCTTAAAGCGACTTCGGGCGTTCCGGTCGAAACCGGGTCGTTCGGCGAGGAAATGGAGGTTGAGCTCGTCAACGACGGGCCCGTCACCCTCCTGCTCGAGAAGTAG
- a CDS encoding potassium transporter TrkA: MKILIIGCGRLGAGLAKALEQRRHAVTVVDKDPAAFGGLGAFKGQTVEGSGIDREVLLRAGIERADGLAAVTASDEVNVVAGRIAVQVFRVPRVVARLYDPRKAEIYRRLGLQTITPVAWGTNRLAELLCYSRLDTLHSLGSGEVDIVEAEVPPFLVGRTTGEVTVAGEIHVVAVSRGGRTFLPTPGSVFHKGDLVHLAVLGSSADRLKAILGLS; this comes from the coding sequence ATGAAGATCCTCATCATCGGCTGCGGCAGGCTGGGCGCCGGCCTGGCGAAGGCCCTCGAGCAGCGCCGCCATGCGGTGACCGTCGTGGACAAGGACCCCGCCGCCTTCGGCGGTCTGGGAGCGTTCAAGGGGCAAACCGTCGAGGGGAGCGGGATCGACCGGGAGGTGCTCCTCCGGGCCGGCATCGAGCGCGCCGACGGGCTGGCCGCCGTGACGGCCAGCGACGAGGTCAACGTGGTCGCCGGCCGCATCGCCGTGCAGGTGTTCCGGGTACCGAGGGTCGTCGCGCGGCTGTACGACCCCCGCAAGGCGGAGATCTACCGGAGATTGGGGCTGCAGACGATTACTCCGGTCGCCTGGGGGACCAACCGCCTCGCCGAGCTGCTGTGCTATTCCCGCCTGGACACTCTTCACAGCCTGGGCAGCGGAGAGGTGGACATCGTGGAGGCGGAGGTGCCGCCGTTCCTGGTGGGTCGTACGACGGGCGAGGTGACCGTCGCGGGAGAGATCCACGTGGTGGCGGTCAGCCGGGGCGGCAGGACATTTCTGCCCACGCCGGGGTCCGTCTTCCACAAGGGCGACCTGGTGCACCTGGCGGTGCTGGGAAGTTCCGCCGACCGGCTCAAGGCGATCCTGGGACTGTCGTAA